A genome region from Populus alba chromosome 5, ASM523922v2, whole genome shotgun sequence includes the following:
- the LOC118039219 gene encoding uncharacterized protein, which translates to MEDRKDQKNAPWLSVPQFGDWDQKGELPDYSVDFSKIREMRKQNKRDVSRASLGREEELINPTATTAKTAQTHDLRHHYHKDHHDSPTTRRSIFSYFNCCVKA; encoded by the exons ATGGAGGATCGTAAAGATCAG aaaaatgCTCCATGGCTATCAGTGCCACAGTTTGGGGACTGGGACCAGAAGGGTGAATTGCCAGACTACTCCGTAGATTTCTCAAAAATAAGGGAAATGAGGAAACAGAACAAGAGGGATGTCTCAAGAGCCAGTCTTGGCAGAGAAGAAGAGCTAATCAACCCAACAGCAACTACTGCAAAAACCGCTCAAACTCATGACCTCCGCCACCATTACCATAAGGACCACCACGACTCTCCAACA ACAAGGAGGAGCATTTTTAGCTATTTCAACTGCTGTGTGAAAGCCTGA